The Novosphingobium aromaticivorans DSM 12444 genome segment CTGTCCTACGCGCAGAAGCTCGCGGGCCTGCTGGAGCAGCGCACCCATATCGCCTTCAGCTGGCACATGTTCCGCCACAGCCATGCATCCGAGGCGATCGCGGCGGGATACAGCCTGCTCGAAGTGGCCGACCGGCTCGGGCATGCCAGCCCGCAAACGACAGCGGCGTTCTATCAGCACCTGTTCGCCTCGGAAATCCGCAGGCTTTACCTCACAGGACCCGACGAGGTGCATGAAAGGCTTGAGAAACTTCGCGAGGCTGAGCTGCTCGGAAAGGATCTGCGATGGGCCTGACGCCGCTGGCGCTCGTCGGCGGCACGCCGCACGATACCGATCGCTACAACAACTGGCTTGAGGGGCGCCTCGCGGAGATATCCCCCCTCCTCGTCGCCAATCCCATTTGGTCGGACGCCATGATGGGTGAGGTGTTCGGCCATCCCTGGCTGAGCCAGACATACGCAAGCTTGCCGCTTCAGGCTGCGGTTCCGGTACTCACCAACGAGATCAAGGCTTACCTGGCGGTATCCGTTCTCGACGATCGCAAGGCGGACGCCCACTGGTTCCAGCGCCGGATCCCGGTGATCCGCTATCTGGTAGAGGAAGGCGCGGACCTGCTTGGTCACTTTGAGGCGGGCTGCCTTGCCGACATCCCTCACCCCGGCTTCGCGCCATCAGATGACGAGGGTGCGCGCAAACGGAACCACCACAACGATGCAGTGCTGGAGTGCTACGCCGCCTGGTATGGCGCGAATTATGGACGGCGCAGGCAAAGCCAGACCCGCCAGTGGATCCGGGGCGGCAAGATCGTCACCAGCGAGTTCCGCTCACCGGAAGTGCAGCTGTTCGGTGATATCCATCGCTTCGCGATCATCAACCGGGCGCAGATGGCACCGATGCATGACCGCGACATCATCCTGCTCAACGATCTCTACAGCGAGGAGGACACACGCTTCCGCGATCGGCAACGGCGAAGCGACACCTATATCAACTTCCTGAACTTCGAGCCGTGGCTGCGCCCGCTGATGCGCGGCTTCCTGCTCGACAAGGTCGCACATGGGGAATTTGCGCCAAGAACGGTGATCGCGATGCGATCTCGGTTACGGCTGTTTGCGCAGTTCCTCCACGAAGAATCCGTCGCTGGTCCTGCGAAGATCAACGAACTAACGATGGAGCGCTATCTTGCATGGGGAAACGCGCGCAATGCCGCCGGCAAGAACTGGTACACCGACATCGTCCAACTGATGCGGGCAGCACCGGTGCTACTGCCGGGGGAATGGCCGCGGATCGCGCTCGACAAGCGCGCGGCGCGGCGCATCCGTTACAAGCAGGCACCGGATGACCCGCGCAACCGGCTCTACGCTTCGCGAGAGGGCGCCAACCGGGCGGCGCCTCCTGAGGCCTTGGCCGCGATGATGGCCAGGCTCGATGAACTGCCTGCCCCTATCCCGGTAATCTTCATGATCGGGATCACCACCGGTGCGCGAGCCGAAGACCTGCATGCCTTGCTCTTCGACTGCCTGCGGCCCGATCCGCACGACAAGCGGTTCATGCTGTTCACGTTCTGGCAGAACAAGGTCAGCCGCTGGAACACCAAGCCCTTGCTGGCGACCGATCCCGCGCACCGGGCCATGATCGAGTTGATCGAAGCCCAGCAGGATCGCGTCCGGCAGCGTTACGGGCGCGCCACGAAATACCTGTTCCCCGTCTTTTACGGCAAGCGGGAATCGTTCCTCGGCTACAACTGGACCTTGCAGGAGCTCAGGATGCTGTGCCTCAGGCACGGGATCGTCGATGGCGAAGGCAAGCCGTTCGACTTCTCATGGCATCCGTTGCGCCACCATCGAGGGACACAAATGGCGGCCGAAGGCCACGACATCCTGAGCATCATGTTCGAGCTCGGCCATGCCTCGCCGGATATGGCGTCGATGTACGTCAACAAGCGTCTCGATCTCAAGAAGAACGCCTTGCTGCGAAAGGGTGGCGGCCAGTTCTTCACAATCGCGGGCAAGGTCGACGAAGCGGTCGGCGATCTCCTGCTGCGCAAGGAAACCATGCTGGCCACGCGGGTCTGCGGCGGCGCCTGCACGCTGCCAGGGCAACTCGGCGAATGGTGCGAGCACGCCCACGCCTGCCTGACCTGCCGGTTCTTCCGCGCCGATGGCGGCGACGTGGAGCACTTCCGCTGTGAACGGGCCGGACTTTACGCCGCGATCGAAGGGCTCGAGCAGGAAGCGCAGAACTACGAGGAAGGCGGACAGACCCGCATGGCCGACATCACGCGAAAGCGCCTGCAACGCAATAAGGATGCGGTCCACAACACCGACACCATCATCCGCTCCATCGAGGAGCACGGCCTCTACAAGGGTGAAAAGCAGCGCTACAGGCCGGCCACTGCTCGAGAGGAAGCGACGTCATGACCATGGGACCGGATCTGCGGATCGCAACACTCAACGATGCCCGCAGCCGTCGTAGCGCAGAGAAGCGCGCTGCAGTCGAGGATGCGATCATGCGGCTGCGCGACACCAGGCAGGCTGTGACGTTCGTCTCGGTGGCACGTGAAGCAAAGGTCAGCCGCCAGTACCTCTACAACAACTTCGCCGACGAGATCGGCGAGGAACGCGTCGAAACCCGCGCGGAAACCGAGGTGATAGACGGCAAGAAGGTCCCGCTGCGAACGCCCGAGGAATATCGGCACATCGAAGCGGCACTCCGCAACAAGAT includes the following:
- a CDS encoding tyrosine-type recombinase/integrase, which gives rise to MGLTPLALVGGTPHDTDRYNNWLEGRLAEISPLLVANPIWSDAMMGEVFGHPWLSQTYASLPLQAAVPVLTNEIKAYLAVSVLDDRKADAHWFQRRIPVIRYLVEEGADLLGHFEAGCLADIPHPGFAPSDDEGARKRNHHNDAVLECYAAWYGANYGRRRQSQTRQWIRGGKIVTSEFRSPEVQLFGDIHRFAIINRAQMAPMHDRDIILLNDLYSEEDTRFRDRQRRSDTYINFLNFEPWLRPLMRGFLLDKVAHGEFAPRTVIAMRSRLRLFAQFLHEESVAGPAKINELTMERYLAWGNARNAAGKNWYTDIVQLMRAAPVLLPGEWPRIALDKRAARRIRYKQAPDDPRNRLYASREGANRAAPPEALAAMMARLDELPAPIPVIFMIGITTGARAEDLHALLFDCLRPDPHDKRFMLFTFWQNKVSRWNTKPLLATDPAHRAMIELIEAQQDRVRQRYGRATKYLFPVFYGKRESFLGYNWTLQELRMLCLRHGIVDGEGKPFDFSWHPLRHHRGTQMAAEGHDILSIMFELGHASPDMASMYVNKRLDLKKNALLRKGGGQFFTIAGKVDEAVGDLLLRKETMLATRVCGGACTLPGQLGEWCEHAHACLTCRFFRADGGDVEHFRCERAGLYAAIEGLEQEAQNYEEGGQTRMADITRKRLQRNKDAVHNTDTIIRSIEEHGLYKGEKQRYRPATAREEATS